The genome window GCTTATGGATGAGGCTTCAATGCTTGAGTAGTGGTGGGAAAGGTGTTCAAAGTTAGCAAGCTGGTGGATGAGCTTATGGATGTTAGGGATGTCCAATGCAGTGGCGAGACAAATGCGTGTGAAGAGAGGGTGACCCGTTGGCGTTGGGTCTGGTAGTGCTGTGGTAGCTGGGGTTGGTGGTGCAGCTGCAGCcattttgagtgtttttttttttttttggttcattctTCTTGGTGTGGGAAAGTGAGAAAGTTGAGGTTTTTAGTTTCTGCACTTATACTTAATCTTTGAGAATCTAAAGTTATACTACTTGAGTTTGGTTTAAATGCAAACAGGAGGAAAGAAATTTCTCGAGTAAAAAATGGAAGAGTTTTTTCTAACTTGCACCATTGTTACCATCAGTCATTGTCATCATTGCTCACCACTACCATAGTCATTGTTATGAAATATTAGTGCCTTTTTCGTGCGAACCAAATGACAAAACATGTTTCGAGATATGGAATTAGCACCAGCTTCATTCTTCATGAAATATCAGTGCATTTTCGTGAGAACCAAATGACACAACATGTTTCAAGCACTGGAATTAGCACCAGCACCATGCTTACATATAATATTAGTACCTTTTCATGCGAACCAAATAACATGATATGTTTTCAAGAACATTTTTAGAGTTGCAAGCAATTATAGAAAAGCAAatgattttttccaaaaaaaaaaagcttttccACAAAGTTGAGAGATTTTTGAAGTTTCCAGGGGATTCCCCTCCCCctataaaatagataatgaTATTTCTTGTGAGTTACCTCGAATTGGGCTTTTGAGGGTAAAATTGCATTGGGTGCCCTGACCTTATTAAGCACCTATTGTTAGCCTGCTCTACAATAGCCGATTCAAATGTTTTGCTGCGTGACAATGAATGTAACTATAGTTAAAATGTGTTGCTCTCGGAAATGTCTTCCTCCTCTTCCCAATGATTCCACGAAATCTAAAAGTAAGCCTCATCCAGACTACTGAagatggttttattttatttgatactATGAACGAATAGATGGAAAGAAAAATCCTCTCTTCCTCAATACGAAGTGATTTATCCCactatttttaaaaggaaaagatcAGCCATGGAGGAGTGCTTGccaatttcaaaagaaaaatttgaaacaacCAACCTAAACACACAAAACACCAGATATATTGTTTCACGCAACAAACACCAAAGACAGTAAATTTGAGAACTAAGGATAGCATTGAAATTACTTGTTAAAAACATCAGGGAATCAGGTGAGtcacaaacaaaacccacaccAGATACAGCTCATCTTTGTCATACATTCTAATCcacttttcaatttcatttcttgaaatctaaaaaaacCCACAAAGTACTAAAACcccacaaaaagaaaacacatcAATTAAATGAATTAAATAGCAGGATTGGCATAAGCTTGGAGAGCCTCACCAGTGAGCCTACAAATCCTCCATTCTTGCAAGACATTAGCACCCATTTCCTCATAGAACTTAATAGCATTCACATTCCAATCAAGCACCACCCACTCCACTCTCCCATACCCCATCTTCACAGCTTGAGCAGCCACAGCTGAGAGTAGCATCTTCCCAAACCCTTTCCTCCTATAACACTCCCTCACAAACAAGTCCTCCACATAAAACCCTGGTTTCCCCAAGAACGTCGAGTAGtttggaaaaaacaaaacaaacccaccAACCACAACGTCAAAGCCACAATCTTTATCGTTGGATTTGAAGGTTTCGCTTTCTGGGTCATCGATGGGGAGGTCGAGAGTGGTGGTCTGAGTAATGggggagaagaagagaggaggAGATGGAGAAGGTGGAAACGGGGCTTGGGAGAGTTCGAGGATGAAGATGGTGAAGGATTGGAAAGGTGGGGAAGTGAAGAGCGTGGAGGAGAGGGAGGCTTCGGTGGCGGAGAAGAGGTGGGTGAGGCGTTCGAAGACGGCCATTTGGTGGATGAGTTTGTGGATGTGGGGGATGTCCGATGGGGTGGCGAGGCGGACACGAGAGAAAAGAGGGTGGCCTGTTGGTGTTGGGTTTGGTAGTGCGGTGGCTGCTGGGGTTGGTGCTGGTGGTGGTGCGGCGGCTGCCATTGgattttgtgaaaattaatgTCGGTTTGGAAAGGGTTCTGGTTTTTACGGTTCTACAGTGTGTGGCAGTTTGGGAGTAAAAAGAGATGAGATGAATGATGACAGTCTGAATTTTAGGAGTTTTGTTGGGGTTGGACACGTGGGGTTTGAGCAAGATGTAAACATTACAGTGCTAAGATATATGAACAAGAATGCCATTTAAGATTTAAGCCCAAATCTAAGGATTTGTTGTTTTTGGGCCTCATTATGGGAACTATATATAGCTTCTTGGGTTCAAGTCTCTCACCCAATACTTTTGAGACCACCCTGAaatgatttctttttataattacCCATACTCAATGTTAGGACAAAATTGAGGTGTTATTCCTtaagttttcattttaaaatttagcctatagattttttttataggatggAAATGCACTTTTAGTTAAATATAGTCACATGACTAAATTTTAAGAGAATGATTTATATAACAGCAACTtaatactgtacctaagttttgtcccaATGTTTTAGGACAGGAGGGCTTTAACTCATGGGTTCAAGGGTCAAGGCAATGGAAAAGCATTCATCTTTGTCTGTGAACCATCTTTCGAGTCTTAGAATGAAGAAATGTGCGTTTTATTGTATGGTTTAAGGTTGTTTAATTCAATTGACTCCGCCGAGTTGCAGAAAAACTAGATCAACAAGCCCATTTACCTTTTGGTCAAGGATCTAAGCACATTGAATGCAAGAGATACCCTATTCTATACTTTTCTGTATGAGAGAAACCTTCAAGCTAATACAAACTACACTGCTGTCAAAATCGATAACAATAACGTATCCTTTGAAATGATATAAACTGTTGGAAAGGATTCTTATTCATTAACTACAAGAAAACAACTGGTGTTTCATTAAAGTGTAAGACTCGTGTACATTGTCAATAGATACCCAAGCGGAAAATGCCATGCATAGAGCATTTGCGAATTGCGATTACTCTTAAAAATAAGAACAGGTAACTTaatttaaccccaaaaaaaaaaaggaaaaaaaaatctttaacaaaacaaacaacagtTAGGTTCAACGAAAATTATTTATAACTTAGATATCTTATCTGTAATACTGTTGTATAATTCTTTCACAGTATCCTTCCAGCTAAATCTTCAAGCATCAGATTCAAGGTCTCAACAGAACCAGTCTTCACTTCCTTGTTACAAGCAGCAAGGTATTCTTCAAAAGTTCCCTGGTTCTCTAAACCATATGAGAAAATCTGCAAGCAGGTGTAGATTATTACACCTACTACAACATGCTACCACCACCCCTTTCTCACATGATTTGAGACAAAATGTTTTCACAGACCTGGCAACTAAAGATCATGGCAAGACCACGCCTGAATCACAGCTGAAGAGGTAGCAGAATACTTCACAGGAATCACAGCTGAACTTGCAATACTATTTATATCAGGAGAGAACTTCACTGAGTCTCAATCAGGCTTAAAACTGCCAGTTTCATGACTTTCCAGATCCTCATCTGTTTTGTTTGTGTCCgaatcatttgttttttttgtgtctGAATTCCTCTTTACCATACTTGAATCTGCTAAACGAAGCATTTACAGAAGGAAGAGATTGCCAAAGGGGTTCTGCCACCAATAAAGGtaaagccacacacacacacacacacatacagacATGACTACGATCTcaagcaaatatatataatctaattcAATCAGGAAAATAAGTAACTTTGCAAGATATTAATCTAAAACACATAAATGAAACAAGGAAACTTAGCTGTACTAGCAATGACAGAAAGAAGCTCTAGTACAGACAGACAGAGTATTCTGGTCAATATAAGGACTTTCAACATTCCTGAAGTGCTCAACTCTACTAtattttcctattaaaaaaaaaaaaaaaaaaaacccttgattatattttctataatcGTTTTGGCCTCCTAGGCTTCAAACAACCTTGGTCACCATTCTAGTAAATGTTTTGTTAATGCAGCGGTCAAATGAGTACTGTGAACTTACTACATGAGCATAGGTCAACACATAGCTAGTGTCATTGATGTCAAGTAAAAAGTTTCATTGGCATGGGGGTGACATGAAACCTGAGAACAACATCCATAATTCATCCACTTCACCAAAAGTTCAAGCAGCAATTGAGTTTATACTGTGCACtgctaataattaatttaaaaaaaaaagtatacacGGATTAAAAATATGGATTTGAACTACCacatgttataaaatttgtattttctgAATACACAGAGAATCCCATGACCATTAGATACCggaaaaatttttaaaaagggaTATGAATCAACCTGTAAGTTGGGGACATAAGCTCAGGTTAGTCTTCTAGTGCTCAACTCAATCATGATCCTTTTGTGGATTCAGGCTCTTTTCTCCTGATGCTGTCCAGTGAATGATCTTGAATGCATTGTACAGTAGTAGTgttgtttttcctttaaaatatcaaaattatctGATGCAAAACATTGCCACTTTGTTTGGcacacaaaccaaaacaaaactgTCAATACTCTTTGATACAATCTTAGTTTGCCTTCTTTCCCGCCTATCCCAGggaaaattaaagaatttcCTATTGGCATAGTTCCATGCTAGATTTTCAGCACAACCCCAATGTTAGAGATTAGGCACATAACCATACTCATGCATACGCACAGTCAATGAATTTAAAGTTACATAAATAAGGTTGGTTTCAGGATGGGTCATATCACGTGTAATAAAAGTACGCACACCATTCTTGAGCTCAATCCAACTACACCCTGGTGCCTTTTTCACATTTTGTTGCCTCATTGCCTGTCTAATATCTAATACATCTTCATATCGACCGCTTACTCCATAAATATTTGACATTAGTACATAATTTCCACAATGCTCTGGTTCAAGTTTAAGAACCTGTCGTACAACAACGTCAGCAAGATCAGCATTACCATGGAGCCGACATGCTGCTAACAAAGTCCTCCATACCACTGGATTGGCCTCGATAGGCATTGATTTTGCCAATTCATAAGCATCCTCAAGCTGCCCAGCTCGACCGAGCATGTCAATCACACAGGCATAATGCTCAATAGTTGGATCCACACCATATTTTGACTTCATCCGCGTCAATAACTCACGCCCATGTCTCACAAGGCCTGCATGGCTGCATGCAGACAATACCCCAATAAATGTGACAGCATCAGGCTTAATTTGTGCCTCACACATACGAGAAAACACATCCAAAGCCTCATCACCATGACCTTGCATGCCATAACCCATGATCATGATGTTCCAT of Quercus lobata isolate SW786 chromosome 8, ValleyOak3.0 Primary Assembly, whole genome shotgun sequence contains these proteins:
- the LOC115956062 gene encoding probable acetyltransferase NATA1-like codes for the protein MAAAAPPPAPTPAATALPNPTPTGHPLFSRVRLATPSDIPHIHKLIHQMAVFERLTHLFSATEASLSSTLFTSPPFQSFTIFILELSQAPFPPSPSPPLFFSPITQTTTLDLPIDDPESETFKSNDKDCGFDVVVGGFVLFFPNYSTFLGKPGFYVEDLFVRECYRRKGFGKMLLSAVAAQAVKMGYGRVEWVVLDWNVNAIKFYEEMGANVLQEWRICRLTGEALQAYANPAI